Proteins found in one Nostoc sp. NIES-3756 genomic segment:
- a CDS encoding GAF domain-containing sensor histidine kinase yields the protein MLPTAHGNSLVSLNQESVLRRITNRIRQSLELEDIITATTVEVRALLGTDRVMIYKFHADGSGQVIAESIYENHLPSLLGLNFPADDIPSHARELFIKSKVRSVVNVDTQQIGQSPVRDLETGELISEEICYRPVDSCHVEYLTAMGVKSSVVAPIFHEDALWGLLVSHHSHSRTVSEDELEAMQMIVDQLAVAIAQSHLLTQARAKAQREVVINRIATLLHSLPTIVLQPALEAAVAALGGVGGRLCLRNQVDLQNGDSHSLEECLIPGSNCVQLYACGEQPVIPEPTIYPLIEQYSVWQKHYKSHPHEVWAINDIYQIQTLRSLQPLFQPTKIRSILFIPLEYRQQLLGYLSIFRNEIDTETLWAGQFDPDHRQSLPRMSFNLWRDTKKSQAQQWTGEDIELAKEISKHFASAIQQYELYHQVQAFNENLEKQVKRRTLELQNTTEQQKAVFGVISKIRESLDTNTIFQITTKEVCQLIKADRVSVYCFDSDWGGQFVGDFEAASPHWLNESKIGLNLVWNDTYLQDTEGGRYRYNETFAVNNIYEMGFTQCHVDNLEQYQIHAFVLAPIFFGQKLWGLLATYQHSGPRQWKPSEVNFLTQIAAQLGVALQQAELLSQTKQQADKLTQALQHLQQTQTQLIQTEKMSSLGQLVAGVAHEINNPVNFIYGNLSHVSEYAQDLLKMVELYQQEFPNASVEILEEADRIDLEFLSEDLPKTLASMQIGVERIRQIVMSLRTFSRLDEAEMKDVNIHEGIDSTLMILQHRLKAKSETAGIRLIKEYGELPLVECYAGQMNQVFMNVLSNALDALEDFRELQSKNHHGEIIISTSIGQIRDNVKSAVIRIADNGPGIPEEVRVRICDPFFTTKPVGKGTGLGLSISYKIVVDKHGGIFKCSSKLGSGTEFWIEIPIKQVSH from the coding sequence ATGTTACCTACCGCACATGGAAATTCTCTAGTCAGTCTGAATCAAGAAAGCGTACTGCGTCGTATTACAAATCGCATTCGTCAATCTTTAGAGTTGGAGGATATCATCACAGCAACAACGGTAGAGGTACGCGCTTTATTGGGTACTGACCGAGTGATGATTTACAAATTTCATGCTGATGGAAGCGGTCAGGTCATTGCTGAATCGATTTATGAAAATCATCTACCTTCACTACTGGGTTTGAATTTCCCGGCTGATGATATTCCCTCTCATGCACGGGAACTTTTTATTAAGTCTAAGGTACGGTCTGTAGTTAATGTAGATACACAACAGATTGGTCAAAGCCCTGTGCGTGACTTAGAAACGGGAGAATTAATTTCTGAAGAAATTTGTTACCGTCCTGTAGACTCTTGCCATGTGGAATATTTAACGGCGATGGGGGTGAAATCTTCTGTAGTTGCGCCTATTTTCCATGAAGATGCTCTTTGGGGGTTATTAGTATCCCATCACTCCCACAGTCGGACGGTTTCTGAAGATGAGTTGGAAGCTATGCAGATGATTGTAGACCAACTTGCGGTAGCGATCGCCCAAAGTCATCTCCTCACCCAAGCTCGTGCTAAAGCCCAACGAGAAGTTGTTATTAACCGCATCGCCACCTTACTTCACTCATTACCAACGATAGTCTTGCAACCAGCATTGGAAGCAGCAGTTGCTGCTTTGGGTGGTGTTGGTGGTAGACTTTGTTTAAGAAATCAAGTTGACTTACAAAATGGTGATTCTCACAGTTTAGAAGAATGCCTAATTCCTGGTAGTAACTGTGTCCAGCTTTATGCCTGTGGAGAACAGCCTGTAATTCCAGAACCAACTATTTATCCACTGATTGAGCAGTATAGTGTTTGGCAGAAACACTACAAATCTCATCCTCATGAAGTGTGGGCAATTAATGATATTTATCAAATTCAAACTTTACGAAGTCTGCAACCACTATTTCAGCCGACAAAAATTCGCAGTATTTTATTCATCCCTCTGGAATACCGTCAGCAGTTGCTAGGTTACTTAAGTATTTTCCGTAATGAAATAGATACCGAAACCCTGTGGGCTGGTCAATTTGACCCCGACCACAGGCAAAGTTTGCCCCGTATGTCATTTAATTTATGGCGTGATACCAAAAAGTCACAAGCTCAACAATGGACAGGCGAAGATATTGAACTAGCTAAAGAAATCAGTAAACACTTTGCCTCAGCCATTCAGCAGTATGAACTCTACCATCAAGTACAAGCTTTTAACGAGAATTTAGAAAAACAAGTCAAAAGGCGCACTTTAGAATTACAAAATACAACTGAACAACAAAAAGCTGTATTTGGTGTTATTTCTAAAATTCGTGAGTCTTTAGATACTAATACTATTTTTCAAATAACTACTAAAGAAGTTTGTCAATTGATTAAAGCTGATCGAGTTTCTGTATATTGCTTTGATAGTGACTGGGGTGGTCAATTTGTTGGTGATTTTGAGGCTGCTAGTCCTCACTGGTTAAATGAATCAAAAATAGGTCTTAATCTAGTTTGGAACGACACATATTTGCAAGACACAGAAGGAGGACGCTATCGCTATAATGAAACATTTGCAGTAAATAATATTTATGAGATGGGTTTTACTCAGTGTCATGTTGATAATTTAGAACAATATCAAATTCATGCTTTTGTGCTTGCTCCTATCTTTTTCGGACAAAAACTTTGGGGCTTACTCGCAACTTATCAACATTCTGGCCCCCGTCAATGGAAACCCTCAGAAGTTAATTTTCTTACGCAAATAGCTGCCCAATTAGGAGTGGCACTACAACAGGCTGAACTACTTAGCCAAACAAAGCAACAGGCTGACAAGCTAACTCAAGCACTACAGCATTTGCAACAAACCCAAACCCAACTTATTCAAACAGAAAAAATGTCTTCATTGGGTCAATTAGTTGCAGGTGTCGCTCACGAAATTAATAACCCTGTTAACTTTATTTATGGCAACCTCAGTCATGTGAGTGAGTATGCTCAGGATTTACTCAAGATGGTGGAACTATATCAGCAAGAGTTTCCTAATGCTAGTGTGGAAATTTTAGAGGAGGCAGACAGGATAGATTTAGAGTTTTTATCTGAGGATTTGCCTAAAACTCTAGCTTCTATGCAAATTGGTGTCGAGCGTATTCGTCAAATTGTCATGTCATTACGAACTTTCTCTCGTCTTGATGAAGCAGAAATGAAAGACGTAAATATTCATGAGGGCATTGATAGTACCTTGATGATTTTGCAACATCGCTTGAAAGCTAAATCTGAAACTGCTGGAATTAGACTTATTAAAGAGTATGGTGAGCTACCTTTGGTGGAATGCTATGCCGGACAGATGAACCAAGTATTTATGAATGTTCTGAGTAACGCCCTTGATGCTTTAGAGGATTTTCGGGAGTTACAATCAAAAAATCATCATGGTGAAATTATCATCTCTACTAGCATTGGGCAAATCAGAGACAACGTTAAAAGTGCAGTAATTCGGATTGCAGATAATGGCCCAGGTATACCAGAAGAGGTGAGAGTTAGAATCTGCGATCCATTTTTTACAACCAAACCAGTTGGTAAAGGTACTGGCTTAGGCTTGTCCATTAGTTATAAAATTGTAGTGGATAAGCATGGTGGTATTTTTAAATGTAGTTCAAAATTAGGCTCGGGAACAGAGTTTTGGATTGAAATTCCGATTAAGCAGGTTAGTCATTAG